The Photobacterium sp. TY1-4 DNA window CCAATAACATCGGCTCCCCCGCCGACTTGATCACTATATAAAGTAACAGTCGAACCACTCTCAGCAGTCCCACTCAACGTTAGTGTTGTATCGTTGGTGACATTATCGATATTTGATATACCGGTATCCGAGGCAGCATCCAAATCCGGTGCAGATGGCGCATCCGGCGCAGTACTCACCGTAATAAAGTTGAAGGTGTTATCGTCGCTGATCCCGGCAAAGCTGTTGCCGCTACTATCCTCCACAGCTCCCGGATCAATACGAATGGCATACGTGCGGTTGCCTGATAAATTATTGGTAGGATTTAAGTAAACTTTATCGTTGGTAATACCGATCCGCCCGGCGCCGGGAGAGGTCGTTGTCCCGTCACTTTCAGTGGCGATATTGAACACCTCAAAATCGCTGCTGTCGGTCACGTTGCGGATGGTGATGTTGCCGCTTCCCAAGGCGATATTTTCATCAAAGTCGATAATGATATTGTTACTAACAGAAACATTAGTGTCGTTATCAGCGGGGGTTGAGTTTGCCCCATCAAAAGTGGGCGGCGTACTATCCGAGGCTGAAACGGTAAAGATGATATTATCAATTCCAACCCGGCTGCCATTGGTTTCGTGAACAAAGGTATACACCACCGAAGAGACCCCGAGCCAGTCAGAAGGGGTCAGTGTCGCAATAAAATCACTTAACTGTGGATCATTTGTAGCGATGCTTTCCGCGGTACCGTTATCCGGTGTAAATACAAAACTACCCGCGTCTTGGTTAGCGAATTCTCCAATATCAAACTGGGTAATATCAATAGGCACACTGAAGGTGATCGTCCAGGACTCACTGTTATGAAATGTCCCTGCGTCCATAAAGCCCGCTGTTACCTGGACCGTATTGCCACCCGACTGAGTTGCGGTCAACGTCACTCCGTCGACGGTTGTGGTTAACGTCTGAGTATTGTCACCATTGACCGAGGTAAAGTTGAATTTGCCGGCGGCTGCATCGGCGCTAAATAAAGCAGAGATGATCAGTGCCAACTTAGTCACTTTGTGATATTTGAAAAACCCCATCAATGAAGGAGGATGGTACCTTGCCCCCGAAGTTAACAGATCAGCCTCACACACCATTTTATTTTTCATACCAACTAAACCTTCATACCCCGTCACGATATCATCCGTGAACTTTCTACCATTTCTGACGTGAACCCGATGAAACAGACTTGTCGAACATTTTCGGGTCAAGAATCATTTCTATCGTTTTCGATAAAATAGGTCTGCGTTTATTCTCGCCTGCAGACTCAAGCTTTTAACCAACCATGACCTCAAGCAAGCTCACCCTCCTGCTTGCTTTTTGAGGTCCCATTCATTTTTCAAAAATCGCATTCAAATAGCGCAGCGATGAGCGAGTCACCTCATCTATATTGAATGTATCAACAACGCAATTTTGAAAGGCAACCCGTCAAACAACAGCCCGTTGCCCTGTATTCTGATGCATCATCATATCTCTGTATTGTCACTTCCCACATTACAAATCATGGCTAACTGCGCGGCGGATATACTCCCCTCAATGCAATCAGCCAGTTGATCGGCAGCACCGGACTAATGATGCCGACTGGCTCGTCATTGCCGGTACTACCGATTGTGACCAAACCGCCAACACTGCCATCACCGGATACAGTCAGTCCTTGTATTTCAGTCAGACTCACTCCCCCTAACCCCGGTGATATGTAGTTGTCACTGGCACTGCCCGCCGCGAGGTAAGTGCCATTGGAAGGCACTGAAGATATCCCGACGTTAGTGGCCACCTCCAGCTTTCCCGTAACACTGGTGCCGCCTGTTGGCGTAAACGTGGCTGTATGGCTATGCGCGGGTAACTGTGAGACCTTAAGGGTGACTCGCTCTTTCCCCATTTTGAGCCCCTGCGGATAAGTAAGGCCGCCGGACATCGTGCCTTGCCCTACCGGGCTGCGACCGCGTAAATCGGGTAAACCGAAGGTGGTACGGGCATCTCCGCCATAAATAGAACCGATAATAGAAAAGAGTGCTGTATTTTGTGCAATGTCCTGGAGCTGCCCTGAACACATTGCCCAGTTTTCGATTGTATAAGTGCCGCCAAAAGGCACCATAGCACCAATATAAGAATCCGCAGCCATATCCGTTTCTCCTGTGTCTTTTTGTTACCTTGAAATCACATGGTGAATCACAACCTATCCACCTTGCATCCATTTTTGTGGGTGATCATAAAAATCTAAATAACTCATTTATCGATAGCGACTGCTGACATCCAATATCGAAAAAACCACATCGACTAAACCAGGGCAACAAAAACCGACCGGTAAAACAAACACATTCGGCAAATCATTTGGCCTCCAATTTATATTTCAGTGTCCCATGATCATTACACCGGCGATAACATCATCCCGGCATCCATCCCGTATAAGAGAGAAAAACGATAACCATCAAAAATCCCCTGTGGGGTCGCAATAATATCCAGCTTGACCGCACCATCTTTCGTCGCAACCACCACACCAGAATTCAGTCCCACTTCAATCACAGTACCCGGCGGTAGACCAGCGACACTCAATTCCTGTTTGCTCGCTTGAATAAGCTGAATATCATGAGTATGAAAACGAATCCGAATACTTCCGAAATCCCCACACCCAGCCCGGGCCATATTGACGATGTCTGATGCGGTATGTTCTTCCCAGTTCACCATCGAATCTTCCGGTTGGGGAAAAGGTGCGGATGGATACACACGATTGTTCTGTTGCCGCCATTCAACTGTGCCGCTTTCCAATTGATTCATGAATTGATGCAACAATTGCGGGATCAGCTGAGCACTTTTTTGATAAACACACACCAAAGTTTCAAAAGGATGAATCGGCATCTCAAGCTGCGCACCAATTTCACCCGAATCAATTTCCGGGGTGACCCGATGCACCGTCAACTGAGTACAGGAAATACCGTCTCTGACTTGCCAATACAGCGGCATAGGCCCTTTGTACTGAGGCAAGTCACTGGGATGGATATTATAAATATCCTGATGAAAGTAATTGATCAGCGCTGTACTGATCTTATGACGGAATAAATAAACGATGCCGTAGCGTGCCGAGGACGCATCCAGAGCAGCAATGAAAGGAGCAACATTGTCAGCCGAATACTTGAGCACTGTTATCTCCAGCTGATTTAAAGCCTGAGTCAATTGCATCAAATCAGGATTTGGCTCTGCATCGACCAACACAACGCACGCTAGACGTCCCTGCGCCTGTAAATACTGGATAGCCGGTAACGAAAAGCTACTCCCAGTGAAAAATGCAAATTTCCCTGTCATGCTCGATTATCCTTTTGTTGCAACAAAGCCAGGGAGGCCGGTGAGTTGGTAATAAAACTGCACCGTTTCTCCGCTCCGTACGACAAAGTTCTGAGAACTGGTCACCCTAGGTTGCATGTCCACATAAAAGCTCATATCCGGACAAGGATGGGTGATCCCGGAATCATACGGACCGACAGATTCCCCAGCGAAAGTCTCGATATGGGCATAAATCGCCAGGATCCGATCTTTCATATCTGCAACACCGCTCGGAATCTTCACTTGATTCGCCCGAATGACTTTGACGCCGCTTTGCAACTCAATTTCTGCCATACCCAGCAAGCTGGATTTGGTGATTTTGAAAATTTCGCCTAGCTCAACACGGTCGGCTTGGGCTTGTTCTGAAATATTGTCGGAATGGGCATATTTCGCTGTTTGCCATTGCTGGTTAAACTCGGTTTCACCATGAACCAGCATCCCACGAACGGAGATCTCTGCCGGAATGAGTGAGCCGTCAACACTTAAAAAAGGCACCAGATGCTTAGCAATACTGAGCTGCCCTTCTTTGGTAAACCCATGCTGCATCGCTTCTAAAATCAACAGATCGAACGACTGCTCAGGCTGGAAGGCTGTCGCATCCGCTTCGGCGAGCTGAGCGACATAAGCATCCAGCCCCAAATCCGAGACTAACTGGTGAAGGGTCTGAATCGCACCGGGTTGCACATCCACCAACGTTAATTGGATTTGCTCACTGGAGAAAACCGCCTTCTCCTGGTAGTACTGCAGCAACGGAAGCATCAGCGGTGCAAAAGGCCCACAAGCCGGATAAAGTATATGAATGCTTTCTTTGTGGGCTAACTTGGCTCGGATTGCCTGATCAATACCCCGAGTAAACCCTTTGACCCGGTAGATGTCCTGAATCGTGGTGCGGCAGTTTAAAGGCGACATCACTAAGCCCGTCGACCCGATATACTGCCTGGTTAGCACTTCCTGCGACAGCCCGGCCAGTGCCATCGACTGAACCGCGCATTGATACATATTTTCAAATAACCGGGTTAAGGTTTGATGATCGGTTTTCTCTTGCTGCAACACCGTCGTAATCGTTTCGGTAAAGCTCTCGCGCAGTAAACAGCGCCGTTGCCAATCGGTGAGTTTCTCTTTGGTTAAAGCTTCAAGTTGCTGCCTGACGGAGTATTGCAGCAAAGGATCAAGCGCAGGTTCGGCATAACCAAACGCAAGCCCCGGCTGTGATGCTGCGCTTTCTTTCATTCCTGAATTACCACGCATCTCTGCTCGTTTCATTTCCATCGCTCTTCATCCTTCAAGCTCGGATTTTCATTTGAAACTGGCTGGTCATCTCCAGCTCTCACCAACCAATCCCAACTTATTGACCTTTTCATCGCTTGGGTTGAGTTTCTATCATTTCTAGCGGCGTCGTTGTATTACACGACATTACACGAAGCCTAAATTCACCAACCCGAAACCACATTAAATAAACGTCCGTGAGTCAGTTAGCGTCGTGAAGCCCCCATAGACAACATGACACAGCAAGCAGCACCACGACGTGACAGGGGTCGGTGCTTGGACATACCTTGCTCGCAATTACCGACAGCAAAGCACAACTATGCATACAATGTTAGTTCATCAACTTTCAGAGGCAATTCATTTTTGATATGAATCGTTATTGATTGATATATCTGCAAAGCTGATCACATTGGGAGCAA harbors:
- a CDS encoding methionyl-tRNA formyltransferase: MTGKFAFFTGSSFSLPAIQYLQAQGRLACVVLVDAEPNPDLMQLTQALNQLEITVLKYSADNVAPFIAALDASSARYGIVYLFRHKISTALINYFHQDIYNIHPSDLPQYKGPMPLYWQVRDGISCTQLTVHRVTPEIDSGEIGAQLEMPIHPFETLVCVYQKSAQLIPQLLHQFMNQLESGTVEWRQQNNRVYPSAPFPQPEDSMVNWEEHTASDIVNMARAGCGDFGSIRIRFHTHDIQLIQASKQELSVAGLPPGTVIEVGLNSGVVVATKDGAVKLDIIATPQGIFDGYRFSLLYGMDAGMMLSPV
- a CDS encoding phage tail protein → MAADSYIGAMVPFGGTYTIENWAMCSGQLQDIAQNTALFSIIGSIYGGDARTTFGLPDLRGRSPVGQGTMSGGLTYPQGLKMGKERVTLKVSQLPAHSHTATFTPTGGTSVTGKLEVATNVGISSVPSNGTYLAAGSASDNYISPGLGGVSLTEIQGLTVSGDGSVGGLVTIGSTGNDEPVGIISPVLPINWLIALRGVYPPRS